A window from Drosophila yakuba strain Tai18E2 chromosome 3L, Prin_Dyak_Tai18E2_2.1, whole genome shotgun sequence encodes these proteins:
- the LOC6532393 gene encoding transmembrane protein 184B isoform X2 produces the protein MSTTAASLIEAALNASSGNATATTAGSLEATGKPNYVVQVKNTPMSTPLDPLLHVGDGIFLQTKTAQVLAGVCVWAALFITCQQIYQHLRWYTNPQEQRWIVRILFIVPIYATYSWISLLFFNSDNVYIYFFTVRDCYEAFVIYNFLSLCYEYLGGEGNIMSEIRGKPIKTSCLYGTCCLKGKTYTIGFLRFCKQATLQFCLVKPLVAFIIIFLQAFGHYHDGDWSADGGYIYITIIYNISVSLALYGLYLFYFATRDLLTPFEPVLKFCTIKSVIFLSFWQGVGLAILEKANVISPIVDSAGTVTVEPGTVSAGYQNFFICIEMLFAAIALRYAFPYQVYARSCISDGHGRSVTMQSISSSLKETMNPKDIMTDAIHNFHPQYQQYTQYSSEVTSAQRYEKL, from the exons ATGAGCACAACCGCCGCCAGTCTCATCGAGGCGGCTCTAAATGCCAGCAGTGGAAACGCCACGGCTACGACTGCGGGATCGCTTGAGGCTACTGGGAAGCCCAACTACGTGGTGCAGGTGAAGAACACTCCGATGAGCACGCCGCTGGACCCGCTGCTCCACGTGGGCGATGGCATCTTCCTGCAGACAAAGACCGCCCAGGTGCTGGCTGGGGTGTGCGTCTGGGCCGCCCTCTTCATCACCTGTCAACAG ATCTACCAGCACCTGCGCTGGTACACGAATCCGCAGGAGCAGCGCTGGATCGTGCGCATCCTGTTCATCGTGCCCATCTATGCCACCTACTCCTGGATCAGTCTGCTCTTCTTCAACTCGGACAACGTTTACATCTACTTCTTCACGGTGCGCGACTGCTACGAAG CCTTTGTCATCTACAACTTCTTGTCGCTGTGCTATGAGTACCTGGGCGGCGAGGGCAACATTATGTCGGAGATTCGCGGCAAGCCCATTAAGACCTCGTGTCTGTATGGCACCTGCTGCCTGAAGGGCAAGACCTACACGATTGGCTTCCTGCGCTTCTGCAAGCAGGCCACTCTGCAGTTTTGCCTGGTCAAGCCGCTGGTGGCTTTCATCATCATCTTTCTGCAGGCATTTGGCCACTACCACGATGGCGATTGGAG TGCTGATGGCGGTTACATCTATATCACGATCATCTACAACATCTCCGTTTCGCTGGCGCTGTATGGCCTCTATCTGTTCTACTTCGCCACGCGTGATCTGCTGACTCCGTTCGAGCCCGTGCTGAAGTTCTGCACCATCAAGTCGGTCATCTTCTTGTCCTTCTGGCAGGGCGTGGGTCTGGCCATCCTGGAGAAGGCCAACGTTATCTCGCCCATTGTGGACAGTGCAGGCACTGTCACCGTGGAACCCGGTACCGTGTCCGCCGGATACCAGAACTTCTTCATCTGCATTGAAATGCTGTTCGCCGCCATCGCGCTGCGCTATGCATTCCCCTATCAG GTGTACGCACGCAGTTGCATTAGCGATGGCCACGGACGATCTGTCACCATGCAGTCCATTTCCAGCAGTCTTAAG GAAACGATGAATCCCAAGGATATTATGACAGATGCTATACACAACTTCCATCCGCAGTACCAGCAGTACACGCAGTACAGCTCAG AAGTAACCTCGGCTCAGCGTTACGAAAAGCTCTAA
- the LOC6532392 gene encoding uncharacterized protein LOC6532392: protein MAALGLLLLVGVHGATIISIKYPEKPAVEPQPAKRDLSLSYAATNIDSKEGTRVKTITVIKNVGGISAPEEAAALGSSITASQNHKQQPKLIIDPSLHKSEEWATAFRDNFDSYGALPDVPDIDDLFEFVNRKKPEAEKKQEAVPSQKEERVPEELPKPAEETTTKKAGASEQSEGGIAPSGNIDSDEAVVEKIKGDAELLPHIKQANILRLQAAHAQAQARSGVRTKESLIAVNYSTPMHQVSQYFDNYVQAVPNGYDYPKPCGVQPGNSIQVTTPSGRTYDIPQSNSSGTGGGNHPYLAPALTKKTQIPPITVQPPVQQQQPQPPNYSSVNSIVPPIVQPQPQGNANFPQQPQQPPVVTPPNGGILPPLGTGGISTSQRPYVAPRLRNNGLGISRAPSTPGPIQIPGQPGLVGNNPPQTPNFRSSIFGGGPNRPNTLRSRGLKY from the coding sequence ATGGCCGCCTTGGGCctactgctgctggtgggcgtgCACGGAGCCACGATAATCAGCATCAAGTACCCAGAGAAGCCCGCCGTGGAGCCGCAGCCGGCCAAAAGGGATCTCAGCCTGAGCTACGCAGCCACCAACATCGACTCCAAGGAGGGAACCCGCGTGAAGACCATCACGGTGATCAAGAATGTGGGTGGCATTTCGGCGCCCGAAGAAGCTGCGGCATTGGGATCCTCCATCACCGCCAGCCAAAACCACAAGCAGCAGCCGAAGCTGATCATTGATCCAAGTCTGCACAAGAGCGAGGAGTGGGCCACTGCTTTCCGAGACAACTTTGACTCCTACGGAGCACTGCCCGATGTGCCCGACATAGATGACTTGTTCGAGTTTGTGAACCGCAAGAAGCCCGAGGCTGAGAAGAAACAGGAGGCTGTGCCTAGCCAGAAGGAGGAAAGGGTGCCCGAGGAGTTGCCAAAGCCGGCGGAGGAGACCACCACCAAGAAAGCCGGAGCCAGTGAGCAAAGCGAGGGAGGGATTGCACCCAGTGGTAATATCGATAGCGACGAGGCCGTGGTCGAGAAGATAAAGGGCGATGCCGAACTGCTGCCGCACATCAAGCAGGCCAACATTCTGCGCCTCCAGGCGGCCCACGCCCAAGCCCAAGCTCGCTCGGGTGTGCGAACCAAGGAGTCCCTGATCGCCGTTAACTACTCCACGCCCATGCATCAGGTGAGCCAGTACTTCGACAACTATGTCCAGGCGGTGCCAAATGGCTACGACTACCCAAAGCCCTGTGGCGTGCAGCCTGGGAACAGTATCCAAGTGACCACGCCCTCGGGTCGCACCTACGACATCCCGCAGAGCAACAGCAGTGGCACTGGCGGTGGCAACCACCCGTACTTGGCTCCGGCGCTCACGAAGAAGACGCAGATTCCGCCGATCACGGTGCAGCCTCCggttcagcagcagcagcctcagCCTCCTAATTACTCATCCGTGAACTCGATTGTGCCGCCTATAGTGCAACCGCAGCCTCAGGGCAATGCAAATTTTCcacagcagccgcaacagccTCCGGTGGTGACTCCTCCGAACGGAGGTATCCTGCCGCCTCTGGGAACGGGCGGAATCTCCACCAGCCAGCGTCCCTATGTGGCGCCCAGGCTGCGGAACAACGGCCTGGGCATCAGCAGGGCGCCCAGCACTCCGGGTCCGATTCAGATTCCCGGGCAACCTGGCCTCGTGGGAAACAACCCCCCACAGACCCCGAATTTCCGCAGCAGCATTTTCGGCGGTGGCCCAAATCGTCCCAACACGCTGCGATCACGTGGTCTAAAGTATTGA
- the LOC6532393 gene encoding transmembrane protein 184B isoform X1, producing the protein MSTTAASLIEAALNASSGNATATTAGSLEATGKPNYVVQVKNTPMSTPLDPLLHVGDGIFLQTKTAQVLAGVCVWAALFITCQQIYQHLRWYTNPQEQRWIVRILFIVPIYATYSWISLLFFNSDNVYIYFFTVRDCYEAFVIYNFLSLCYEYLGGEGNIMSEIRGKPIKTSCLYGTCCLKGKTYTIGFLRFCKQATLQFCLVKPLVAFIIIFLQAFGHYHDGDWSADGGYIYITIIYNISVSLALYGLYLFYFATRDLLTPFEPVLKFCTIKSVIFLSFWQGVGLAILEKANVISPIVDSAGTVTVEPGTVSAGYQNFFICIEMLFAAIALRYAFPYQVYARSCISDGHGRSVTMQSISSSLKETMNPKDIMTDAIHNFHPQYQQYTQYSSGGKNSRGIRVSSYDPDDPSSGAAGAGAGGLQASQPTSGGYNAVATGPGSGGNGGSNCMASKTLGNQRKFQPGGQRVATISQNYNEKTMLLSSDDEYQ; encoded by the exons ATGAGCACAACCGCCGCCAGTCTCATCGAGGCGGCTCTAAATGCCAGCAGTGGAAACGCCACGGCTACGACTGCGGGATCGCTTGAGGCTACTGGGAAGCCCAACTACGTGGTGCAGGTGAAGAACACTCCGATGAGCACGCCGCTGGACCCGCTGCTCCACGTGGGCGATGGCATCTTCCTGCAGACAAAGACCGCCCAGGTGCTGGCTGGGGTGTGCGTCTGGGCCGCCCTCTTCATCACCTGTCAACAG ATCTACCAGCACCTGCGCTGGTACACGAATCCGCAGGAGCAGCGCTGGATCGTGCGCATCCTGTTCATCGTGCCCATCTATGCCACCTACTCCTGGATCAGTCTGCTCTTCTTCAACTCGGACAACGTTTACATCTACTTCTTCACGGTGCGCGACTGCTACGAAG CCTTTGTCATCTACAACTTCTTGTCGCTGTGCTATGAGTACCTGGGCGGCGAGGGCAACATTATGTCGGAGATTCGCGGCAAGCCCATTAAGACCTCGTGTCTGTATGGCACCTGCTGCCTGAAGGGCAAGACCTACACGATTGGCTTCCTGCGCTTCTGCAAGCAGGCCACTCTGCAGTTTTGCCTGGTCAAGCCGCTGGTGGCTTTCATCATCATCTTTCTGCAGGCATTTGGCCACTACCACGATGGCGATTGGAG TGCTGATGGCGGTTACATCTATATCACGATCATCTACAACATCTCCGTTTCGCTGGCGCTGTATGGCCTCTATCTGTTCTACTTCGCCACGCGTGATCTGCTGACTCCGTTCGAGCCCGTGCTGAAGTTCTGCACCATCAAGTCGGTCATCTTCTTGTCCTTCTGGCAGGGCGTGGGTCTGGCCATCCTGGAGAAGGCCAACGTTATCTCGCCCATTGTGGACAGTGCAGGCACTGTCACCGTGGAACCCGGTACCGTGTCCGCCGGATACCAGAACTTCTTCATCTGCATTGAAATGCTGTTCGCCGCCATCGCGCTGCGCTATGCATTCCCCTATCAG GTGTACGCACGCAGTTGCATTAGCGATGGCCACGGACGATCTGTCACCATGCAGTCCATTTCCAGCAGTCTTAAG GAAACGATGAATCCCAAGGATATTATGACAGATGCTATACACAACTTCCATCCGCAGTACCAGCAGTACACGCAGTACAGCTCAG GTGGCAAGAACTCTCGCGGCATTCGCGTCTCCAGCTACGATCCCGACGATCCCAGCTCGGGAGCAGCAGGCGCAGGAGCGGGCGGCTTGCAGGCGTCGCAGCCCACCAGCGGAGGATACAATGCGGTGGCCACTGGACCAGGATCgggcggcaacggcggcagCAACTGCATGGCCTCCAAGACGCTGGGCAACCAGCGAAAGTTCCAGCCCGGCGGCCAGCGGGTGGCGACCATCAGCCAGAACTACAACGAGAAGACCATGCTGCTGAGCAGCGACGACGAGTACCAGTAG